One part of the Arabidopsis thaliana chromosome 1 sequence genome encodes these proteins:
- a CDS encoding tRNA synthetase class II (G, H, P and S) family protein (tRNA synthetase class II (G, H, P and S) family protein; FUNCTIONS IN: glycine-tRNA ligase activity, nucleotide binding, aminoacyl-tRNA ligase activity, ATP binding; INVOLVED IN: translation, tRNA aminoacylation for protein translation, glycyl-tRNA aminoacylation; LOCATED IN: cytoplasm; CONTAINS InterPro DOMAIN/s: Aminoacyl-tRNA synthetase, class II (G/ H/ P/ S), conserved domain (InterPro:IPR002314), Glycyl-tRNA synthetase, alpha2 dimer (InterPro:IPR002315), Glycyl-tRNA synthetase, alpha2 dimer, C-terminal (InterPro:IPR018160), Aminoacyl-tRNA synthetase, class II, conserved domain (InterPro:IPR006195); BEST Arabidopsis thaliana protein match is: glycyl-tRNA synthetase / glycine--tRNA ligase (TAIR:AT1G29880.1); Has 3697 Blast hits to 3682 proteins in 1158 species: Archae - 221; Bacteria - 1642; Metazoa - 211; Fungi - 175; Plants - 66; Viruses - 0; Other Eukaryotes - 1382 (source: NCBI BLink).), which yields MDAPEQSFLREKSLAVEDQELAVGTLEDSHAAKPETNAAIELPNKSKPEKSAVEKDREDFREAVVKTLDRLLFVHKSFDIYHGVAGLYDFGPHGRTVELNILSLWRKCFVDEEDMMEVACTALTPEAVFNASGHVKKFTDLMVKDEVDGAFHRADHLVKSYCENRKKDPTISAENAAELDKVIAHVEDLSAEELGGVWNHCSTAPVTKNPLSHPPRPFNLMFQTSFGASGSLIGYLRPETAQGSFCNFKDYYNLNGRKLPFAVAQVGRVFRNEISPRQGLLRTREFTLAEIEHFVHPEHKSHSKFSDVAKLELLMFPREEQEKPGQFAKRLCLGEAVAKGHVNSETLGFFIGRVYLFLIRLGIDKERLRFRHHLANEMAHYATDCWDAEIECSYGWIECVGIADRSDYDLRAHSEKSGHALVAQEKLAEPIEVEKLAITPEMKELGPAFKGNQKNVVEALEVD from the exons ATGGACGCTCCCGAACAATCTTTTCTTCGGGAGAAATCCTTGGCCGTCGAAGATCAAGAACTCGCCGTCGGAACTCTCGAGGACTCCCACGCAGCGAAACCAGAGACCAACGCTGCGATTGAGCTTCCCAACAAATCCAAGCCTGAGAAATCCGCGGTCGAGAAGGACCGTGAGGATTTTCGGGAAGCAGTGGTCAAAACTCTCGATCGGCTTTTGTTCGTCCATAAATCTTTCGATATCTACCATGGCGTCGCTGGACTTTACGATTTCGGTCCTCATGGTCGTACTGTTGAACTTAATATACTTAGCCTCTGGCGTAAG TGTTTTGTTGATGAAGAGGACATGATGGAGGTTGCTTGTACAGCTTTGACACCAGAGGCCGTTTTCAACGCATCTGGGCATGTAAAAAAGTTCACTGATCTTATGGTCAAGGATGAGGTAGATGGAGCATTTCACCGTGCGGACCACTTGGTCAAAAGTTATTGTGAAAACCGAAAGAAAGATCCTACCATCTCTGCTGAGAATGCTGCTGAATTGGATAAAGTTATAGCTCATGTGGAAGATCTTTCTGCTGAAGAGCTTGGTGGAGTATGGAATCACTGCTCCACAGCTCCAGTCACGAAGAATCCACTTTCTCATCCTCCTCGCCCCTTCAACTTGATGTTTCAAACTTCCTTTGGAGCAAGTGGTTCGTTGATAGG TTACTTGCGTCCTGAAACTGCTCAAGGCAGTTTTTGCAACTTCAAGgattattataatttgaatGGGAGAAAACTTCCGTTTGCCGTGGCTCAAGTTGGTCGAGTCTTTAGGAATGAG ATATCTCCACGTCAAGGGCTTCTTAGAACTCGTGAATTCACTCTGGCAGAAATTGAGCACTTTGTTCACCCTGAGCATAAGTCACATTCTAAGTTCTCTGATGTAGCAAAACTTGAACTCCTTATGTTTCcaagagaagaacaagaaaaacctGGCCAATTTGCAAAAAGACTTTGCCTTGGCGAAGCTGTTGCTAAG GGGCATGTGAACAGTGAGACTCTAGGATTCTTCATTGGGAGAGTGTATCTTTTCCTTATCCGTCTTGGAATAGACAAGGAACGCCTGCGCTTCCGTCATCATCTTGCAAATGAAATGGCACACTATGCAACCGATTGTTGGGATGCTGAAATTGAGTGTTCATATGGTTGGATTGAATGTGTTGGAATTGCAGATAGGTCTGATTACGACTTACGTGCTCACTCC GAAAAAAGTGGCCATGCTCTTGTGGCTCAAGAGAAACTTGCAGAGCCTATAGAAGTAGAG AAACTTGCTATTACACCTGAGATGAAAGAATTGGGTCCTGCATTCAAgggaaatcaaaagaatgTGGTTGAAGCTTTGGAGGTAGACTGA
- a CDS encoding glycyl-tRNA synthetase / glycine-tRNA ligase (glycyl-tRNA synthetase / glycine--tRNA ligase; FUNCTIONS IN: glycine-tRNA ligase activity, nucleotide binding, aminoacyl-tRNA ligase activity, ATP binding; INVOLVED IN: response to cadmium ion, glycyl-tRNA aminoacylation; LOCATED IN: mitochondrion; EXPRESSED IN: 24 plant structures; EXPRESSED DURING: 14 growth stages; CONTAINS InterPro DOMAIN/s: Aminoacyl-tRNA synthetase, class II (G/ H/ P/ S), conserved domain (InterPro:IPR002314), Glycyl-tRNA synthetase, alpha2 dimer (InterPro:IPR002315), S15/NS1, RNA-binding (InterPro:IPR009068), Glycyl-tRNA synthetase, alpha2 dimer, C-terminal (InterPro:IPR018160), Anticodon-binding (InterPro:IPR004154), WHEP-TRS (InterPro:IPR000738), Aminoacyl-tRNA synthetase, class II, conserved domain (InterPro:IPR006195); BEST Arabidopsis thaliana protein match is: tRNA synthetase class II (G, H, P and S) family protein (TAIR:AT1G29870.1); Has 6392 Blast hits to 4464 proteins in 1181 species: Archae - 269; Bacteria - 3324; Metazoa - 242; Fungi - 171; Plants - 75; Viruses - 0; Other Eukaryotes - 2311 (source: NCBI BLink).) — protein sequence MRIFSTFVFHRRQQIFNLRQFQTTTILRNPISIAPIQIPMDATEQSLRQSLSEKSSSVEAQGNAVRALKASRAAKPEIDAAIEQLNKLKLEKSTVEKELQSIISSSGNGSLNREAFRKAVVNTLERRLFYIPSFKIYSGVAGLFDYGPPGCAIKSNVLSFWRQHFILEENMLEVDCPCVTPEVVLKASGHVDKFTDLMVKDEKTGTCYRADHLLKDYCTEKLEKDLTISAEKAAELKDVLAVMEDFSPEQLGAKIREYGITAPDTKNPLSDPYPFNLMFQTSIGPSGLIPGYMRPETAQGIFVNFKDLYYYNGKKLPFAAAQIGQAFRNEISPRQGLLRVREFTLAEIEHFVDPENKSHPKFSDVAKLEFLMFPREEQMSGQSAKKLCLGEAVAKGTVNNETLGYFIGRVYLFLTRLGIDKERLRFRQHLANEMAHYAADCWDAEIESSYGWIECVGIADRSAYDLRAHSDKSGTPLVAEEKFAEPKEVEKLVITPVKKELGLAFKGNQKNVVESLEAMNEEEAMEMKATLESKGEVEFYVCTLKKSVNIKKNMVSISKEKKKEHQRVFTPSVIEPSFGIGRIIYCLYEHCFSTRPSKAGDEQLNLFRFPPLVAPIKCTVFPLVQNQQFEEVAKVISKELASVGISHKIDITGTSIGKRYARTDELGVPFAITVDSDTSVTIRERDSKDQVRVTLKEAASVVSSVSEGKMTWQDVWATFPHHSSAAADE from the exons ATGCGCATCTTCTCTACATTCGTCTTTCATCGCAGACAACAAATCTTCAATCTTCGTCAATTCCAAACCACCACAATCCTTCGCAACCCAATCTCCATCGCTCCGATCCAGATTCCGATGGACGCCACCGAGCAGTCTCTCCGTCAATCTCTTTCCGAGAAATCCTCATCCGTCGAAGCTCAGGGTAACGCCGTCCGAGCTCTCAAGGCTTCCCGTGCAGCTAAACCAGAAATCGATGCTGCCATTGAGCAACTCAACAAATTGAAGCTCGAGAAATCTACCGTCGAGAAGGAGCTTCAGTCTATTATCAGTAGCTCCGGTAATGGTTCGCTTAACCGTGAGGCTTTTCGAAAAGCTGTTGTCAATACTCTCGAGCGGCGTTTGTTCTATATCCCTTCGTTTAAGATCTACAGTGGCGTCGCTGGACTTTTTGATTATGGTCCTCCTGGCTGTGCTATTAAATCCAATGTTCTCAGCTTTTGGCGTCAA CATTTCATTCTTGAGGAGAACATGCTAGAAGTTGATTGTCCATGTGTGACACCAGAGGTTGTTCTCAAGGCATCTGGGCATGTAGATAAGTTCACTGATCTTATGGTTAAGGATGAGAAAACTGGAACATGTTACCGTGCTGACCACTTGCTCAAGGATTATTGTACCGAGAAGCTGGAGAAAGATCTTACCATCTCTGCTGAGAAAGCTGCTGAATTGAAGGATGTTCTTGCTGTTATGGAAGATTTTTCTCCTGAACAGCTAGGTGCCAAGATCAGGGAGTATGGGATCACTGCTCCAGACACGAAGAATCCACTCTCTGATCCTTACCCGTTTAATTTGATGTTTCAAACATCCATTGGCCCATCTGGTTTGATTCCTGG TTACATGCGTCCTGAAACTGCTCAAGgtatttttgtcaactttaAGGACTTGTACTATTACAATGGGAAGAAACTTCCTTTTGCCGCGGCTCAAATTGGTCAAGCCTTTAGAAATGAG ATATCTCCTCGACAAGGGCTTCTTAGAGTTCGTGAATTCACGCTGGCAGAGATTGAGCACTTCGTTGATCCTGAGAATAAGTCACATCCTAAGTTCTCTGACGTAGCAAAATTGGAATTCCTTATGTTCCCAAGGGAAGAACAAATGTCTGGCCAATCTGCCAAAAAACTTTGCCTTGGTGAAGCTGTTGCTAAA GGTACTGTGAACAATGAAACTCTAGGATACTTCATTGGGAGAGTGTATCTTTTCCTTACTCGTCTTGGCATTGACAAGGAACGGCTGCGCTTCCGTCAGCATCTAGCAAATGAAATGGCCCACTATGCAGCAGATTGTTGGGATGCTGAAATTGAAAGTTCATATGGGTGGATTGAATGTGTTGGGATTGCAGATAGGTCTGCTTACGACTTACGTGCTCACTCT GACAAAAGTGGTACTCCTCTTGTGGCTGAAGAGAAATTTGCAGAACCTAAAGAAGTAGAG AAACTTGTGATAACTCCTGTGAAGAAAGAACTGGGTCTTGCATTCAAgggaaatcaaaagaatgTGGTTGAATCTTTGGAG gcgatgaatgaggaagaagCTATGGAGATGAAAGCAACCCTGGAATCCAAAGGGGAAGTGGAGTTTTACGTGTGTACCCTAAAGAAAAGCGTGAACATCAAGAAAAACATGGTGTCTAtatcaaaggagaagaagaaagagcacCAGCGGGTTTTCACTCCATCAGTGATTGAACCATCGTTTGGGATTGGTCGGATCATATATTGTCTGTATGAGCATTGTTTCAGCACAAGGCCAAGCAAAGCAGGGGATGAGCAGTTGAACTTGTTCCGTTTCCCTCCTCTTGTAGCTCCCATCAAGTGCACGGTTTTCCCGCTTGTTCAGAACCAACAATTCGAGGAAGTAGCCAAAGTTATTTCCAAGGAACTCGCCTCTGTCGGTATCTCCCATAAGATTGACATCACTG GTACATCGATAGGGAAGAGATATGCGAGAACCGATGAGCTTGGAGTGCCATTTGCAATAACAGTGGACTCGGATACATCAGTGACAATCAGAGAAAGAGACAGCAAAGATCAAGTCCGAGTCACCTTGAAGGAGGCAGCTTCCGTTGTGAGCTCAGTCTCAGAGGGGAAAATGACGTGGCAAGACGTCTGGGCAACCTTCCCTCACCATTCTTCTGCTGCTGCAGACGAGTAG
- the WRKY71 gene encoding WRKY DNA-binding protein 71 (WRKY DNA-binding protein 71 (WRKY71); FUNCTIONS IN: sequence-specific DNA binding transcription factor activity; INVOLVED IN: regulation of transcription, DNA-dependent, regulation of transcription; EXPRESSED IN: stem; CONTAINS InterPro DOMAIN/s: DNA-binding WRKY (InterPro:IPR003657), Transcription factor, WRKY group IIc (InterPro:IPR017396); BEST Arabidopsis thaliana protein match is: WRKY DNA-binding protein 28 (TAIR:AT4G18170.1); Has 3523 Blast hits to 3068 proteins in 192 species: Archae - 0; Bacteria - 0; Metazoa - 0; Fungi - 0; Plants - 3507; Viruses - 0; Other Eukaryotes - 16 (source: NCBI BLink).): MDDHVEHNYNTSLEEVHFKSLSDCLQSSLVMDYNSLEKVFKFSPYSSPFQSVSPSVNNPYLNLTSNSPVVSSSSNEGEPKENTNDKSDQMEDNEGDLHGVGESSKQLTKQGKKKGEKKEREVRVAFMTKSEIDHLEDGYRWRKYGQKAVKNSPYPRSYYRCTTQKCNVKKRVERSFQDPSIVITTYEGKHNHPIPSTLRGTVAAEHLLVHRGGGGSLLHSFPRHHQDFLMMKHSPANYQSVGSLSYEHGHGTSSYNFNNNQPVVDYGLLQDIVPSMFSKNES, encoded by the exons atgGATGATCATGTTGAGCACAATTATAACACATCTTTAGAAGAAGTACACTTCAAGAGCTTAAGTGATTGCTTACAAAGCTCATTAGTAATGGATTATAACTCACTAGAGAAGGTCTTCAAATTCTCACCTTATAGTTCCCCTTTTCAATCGGTTTCACCGTCAGTAAACAACCCTTACTTAAATCTCACTTCGAATTCTCCGGTGGTCTCATCTTCCTCCAATGAAGGCGAGCCTAAAGAGAACACCAACGATAAGAGTGACCAAATGGAGGATAACGAAGGCGACCTACATGGTGTTGGTGAAAGCTCCAAGCAACT GACAAAACAAGGTaaaaagaaaggagagaagaaagagagagaagttaGGGTTGCATTTATGACCAAAAGCGAGATTGATCATCTTGAAGATGGTTATAGATGGCGAAAATATGGACAAAAAGCAGTGAAGAACAGCCCTTATCCAAG GAGTTACTATAGGTGCACAACACAGAAGTGTAACGTGAAGAAACGTGTAGAGAGATCGTTTCAAGATCCGTCGATCGTAATTACAACCTACGAAGGAAAACACAACCATCCGATCCCATCGACGTTGAGAGGAACCGTGGCAGCTGAACATCTACTAGTCCACCGTGGTGGTGGAGGCAGTTTACTCCATAGCTTCCCTCGTCACCATCAAGATTTTCTCATGATGAAACATTCTCCGGCCAATTATCAATCGGTGGGATCTCTGTCGTACGAACATGGCCATGGGACCTCTAGttacaattttaataataatcaacCAGTTGTTGACTATGGTCTTCTTCAGGACATTGTTCCTTCAATGTTCTCCAAGAACGAGTCTTGA